The DNA sequence TCGGGACGTGTCGAGAGAGCGGGCTCGTCTATCTGTATGTACTCCGCGCCCGCGTCGGCGAGTCTCTTGAGCTCGTCGTTCATTATGTCGGCGAGCTTCATCACGAGCTCGTCACGTTCGTAGACCTCGTTGAAAGCCCAGTCGGTCATCGTGTAGGGTCCTGTGATCGGAACCTTGACGGCGTGGAGCTCACTCGTGACGTCACGCGCGAACTCGTACTCGTCTACGAGCATAGGACCCGGCTCTCCGAGGTCTTCGACTACGCTCGGCTTGTCGTAGTAGTTGTTACCCCAGACACGTACGGGACCGTTGAACTCGAAGCCGGGAATCTCCTCTGCGAAGAACTCAACCATCTCCTCACGTCGCATCTCACCGTCGCTCAGGACGTCGATTCCGGCGTCCTCGTGTTCGTCTATGACTACGCGGACGGCGTCGTCTTCTGCCTCCTGAAGACGTTCGTCGGAGAAGTCATCGTCCTCGTGTAGTCTGTTCACTGCGTTGAGCCACTTGGGCTTGGGGTAGCTTCCGATTACTGTAGTGGGAAAGAGCTTGTCGTCGTACATTATCTTACCTCCTGTGTTGCTTCTCCGAGACGTTCGACCTTGTCCTCCATGATGACCCACGGGAGGAAGTCGAGTCCCGCACTCGGCGCGACGTAGGCTGTCTCGGGCGATCCGGCGTCTAAGACGTCGTTGACAGACGAGACGAGTTCGTCGACCGACTCGAGACGTGTGTTACGTGAGTTCATACAGCCGATCTGGAGACTCTCGGGGGCTCCGTACTCATTGACTGCGTCTATGTTGTCGTCTCCGGCGACGACGTCTATTCCTATCCCGTCGACCGCATCGAGAAGGTCAGGATAGACGTCTGCTATGTCTCCGAAGTAGGTGTTGACAATTACTTCGGCGTCGATCCCCTCGAGTGATCTCTCGACCGTCTCGACAGCCTTCTGAACCTCGTCGTCGGTGGCGTTTATGAGAGACGGCTCGTCGAGCTGTATAGTCTCGGCACCCGCGTCGACGAGTGCTTCGAGTTCGGCGTTGACGACGTCTGCGAACCCCGCGAGGTAATCGTCCTCGTCTCCGTAGTAGTCGTCGTCAGAGAGGTCGGCTAGCGAGTAGGCTCCCGCCATCACAGCCTTCGCCTCCGAGTCGGCTATCTCGACTGCGTGTTCGTACTCGTCGACTGTGAGACCCTGCGAGTGTCCGAGTTCGTCCTCGACCATCGGGCGTCGGTAGTAACGGTTGTTGTCGTAGAACCGTATGATCCCCTTCATGTCGATACCGTCGATACGTGTCGCGGGGAAGGCGAGTATGTCGTCCCACGCTAACTGTCCCTCGGTCACGAGTTCGAGTCCGGCGTCCTCCTGTACCTCGATGACCTCCTTGCGTCCCTTGTCAAATGTCTCTTCGAGTTGCCTCTCGACCTCGGGGTCGAGTCCTTCCTTCTGGTGTCCTTCGTGCTCCTTGAGGGTCTCTATGACGTAGTCGGGTCGCGGGAAGTATCCCGCTGTAGTCCCTACTATATCGCTCATCTCGAAAATCCCTCCCCGACGGATGGATTTTCGATGGTCGTGAATCGAAGATTCACGGGTACACGAGAACTTGTTCTCGTGATGATCTCGAAAATGATGTCATTTTCGCTCATTCTGTATCCCCTCTGTACTGAGTTCTCATGTGGGAAAATAGTGTAGGACGAGTATAATACTGTTCCTTTGTCTCAGAGGAGATTCGACCTCAGAGCTGTTATGAGAAGAGTGAGAGTCACGATGCTCCCGACTGTGGTGACGAGTATCACTGTACTCATGTA is a window from the Candidatus Afararchaeum irisae genome containing:
- a CDS encoding methionine synthase, whose translation is MYDDKLFPTTVIGSYPKPKWLNAVNRLHEDDDFSDERLQEAEDDAVRVVIDEHEDAGIDVLSDGEMRREEMVEFFAEEIPGFEFNGPVRVWGNNYYDKPSVVEDLGEPGPMLVDEYEFARDVTSELHAVKVPITGPYTMTDWAFNEVYERDELVMKLADIMNDELKRLADAGAEYIQIDEPALSTRPEDIDLVREATAEVVDGLDVEKTFMHVCYGDFSTIYPDMLDFEIDQFALEFANNDFEFVETLKEHDFTKELGFGCLDVHDASVESVEEIKQNIEKGLEVVPPEDLWVNPDCGVKLLPRDVAYQKMKNMVDAADELREEYE
- a CDS encoding 5-methyltetrahydropteroyltriglutamate--homocysteine methyltransferase, whose translation is MSDIVGTTAGYFPRPDYVIETLKEHEGHQKEGLDPEVERQLEETFDKGRKEVIEVQEDAGLELVTEGQLAWDDILAFPATRIDGIDMKGIIRFYDNNRYYRRPMVEDELGHSQGLTVDEYEHAVEIADSEAKAVMAGAYSLADLSDDDYYGDEDDYLAGFADVVNAELEALVDAGAETIQLDEPSLINATDDEVQKAVETVERSLEGIDAEVIVNTYFGDIADVYPDLLDAVDGIGIDVVAGDDNIDAVNEYGAPESLQIGCMNSRNTRLESVDELVSSVNDVLDAGSPETAYVAPSAGLDFLPWVIMEDKVERLGEATQEVR